One Dioscorea cayenensis subsp. rotundata cultivar TDr96_F1 chromosome 17, TDr96_F1_v2_PseudoChromosome.rev07_lg8_w22 25.fasta, whole genome shotgun sequence DNA window includes the following coding sequences:
- the LOC120280180 gene encoding plasma membrane-associated cation-binding protein 2, which translates to MGYWKSKVLPKIKKVFGSKKAGATEPEAPAAETTSKEVAVETEEKKEEEETTPPPPPAEEIPAAPAATEEVTPAAEPPAPALAPEPAKPAETSEEPPKA; encoded by the coding sequence ATGGGTTATTGGAAATCAAAAGTGCTTCCTAAGATCAAGAAGGTTTTCGGATCGAAGAAGGCTGGGGCGACGGAGCCAGAAGCTCCGGCAGCTGAGACGACTAGCAAAGAAGTGGCAGTCGAGAccgaagagaagaaagaagaagaagaaacaactccacctccacctccagcAGAAGAGATCCCTGCAGCTCCGGCAGCCACTGAAGAAGTTACACCCGCTGCTGAGCCACCGGCACCGGCACTGGCACCGGAACCAGCTAAGCCTGCTGAGACCTCTGAGGAGCCTCCTAAAGCTTGA